From one Eucalyptus grandis isolate ANBG69807.140 chromosome 9, ASM1654582v1, whole genome shotgun sequence genomic stretch:
- the LOC104418561 gene encoding mitogen-activated protein kinase kinase kinase 18 yields MDWSRGREIGHGGFATVHLAATAETCPSGRPPVMAVKSCDAALSSSLRHERRVLSELGHCPRIVRCFGEELTAERGGEELYNVLLEYAAGGSLADSMKSRGKPLSDAEIRRHTRSILEGLEFVHSKGFVHCDVKLQNILVFPNGGDEVKIADFGLAKKAGEQPAKGGKQGGLEWRGTPMYMAPESVNCNEYEPPSDVWALGCAVVEMATGRPAWGSPANAYALMIRIGVGDEIPEIPEGLSEQGKDFLMKCFAKNPKKRWTARMLLKHPFLALDCVDNDEEVARDCGAVEFADSSPRCHFDFQYWVSMQCSRTSWESSSLSPSSEMDSDPSFAGEHTTSEIWSDSSSAHTTSEIWSILRRRTPRRRSGPILRRRSIGLSSWQATRGQTGKIPRVGLPFDDVNSSNSGSRVSVARTEQNSRMIVFC; encoded by the coding sequence ATGGATTGGTCCCGAGGCAGAGAGATCGGCCACGGCGGGTTCGCCACCGTCCACCTCGCGGCGACCGCCGAGACCTGCCCCTCCGGCCGCCCTCCGGTGATGGCCGTCAAGTCCTGCGACGCGGCCCTGTCTTCCTCCCTCAGGCACGAGAGGCGGGTCCTGAGCGAACTCGGCCACTGCCCGCGGATCGTCCGCTGCTTCGGCGAGGAGCTCACCGCAGAGCGCGGCGGCGAGGAGCTCTACAACGTCCTACTCGAGTACGCCGCCGGCGGCAGCCTCGCCGACAGCATGAAGTCGAGGGGGAAGCCCCTCTCGGACGCCGAGATCAGACGACACACTAGGTCCATCCTGGAGGGCCTGGAGTTCGTCCACTCCAAAGGGTTCGTCCACTGCGACGTCAAGCTCCAGAACATCCTCGTATTCCCCAACGGCGGCGACGAAGTCAAGATCGCCGACTTCGGCCTCGCGAAGAAAGCGGGCGAGCAGCCGGCGAAGGGCGGGAAACAGGGTGGGCTCGAGTGGCGGGGGACGCCGATGTACATGGCGCCCGAGTCGGTGAACTGCAACGAGTACGAGCCGCCGTCCGACGTCTGGGCGCTCGGGTGCGCGGTGGTGGAGATGGCGACGGGGAGGCCGGCATGGGGGTCGCCGGCCAACGCGTACGCCCTTATGATCAGAATCGGGGTCGGAGACGAAATCCCGGAAATTCCCGAGGGATTGTCGGAGCAGGGGAAGGACTTCTTGATGAAGTGCTTCGCTAAGAACCCCAAGAAGAGGTGGACCGCCCGTATGCTCTTGAAGCACCCCTTCCTGGCCCTCGACTGCGTCGACAACGACGAGGAGGTCGCAAGAGATTGCGGAGCAGTAGAATTCGCGGATTCCTCTCCGAGGTGCCACTTCGATTTCCAATACTGGGTTTCGATGCAATGTTCAAGAACGAGTTGGGAATCGAGCTCGCTTTCGCCCTCCTCGGAGATGGATTCTGATCCGTCATTCGCTGGAGAGCACACAACGTCGGAGATATGGTCGGATTCTTCGTCGGCGCACACCACGTCGGAGATCTGGTCGATTCTTCGTCGGCGCACACCACGTCGGAGATCTGGTCCGATTCTTCGTCGGCGATCGATCGGTTTGTCGAGTTGGCAAGCCACGAGAGGCCAAACTGGGAAGATTCCGAGGGTTGGGTTACCGTTCGATGATGTGAATTCGTCCAATTCCGGAAGCAGAGTTAGCGTAGCTAGAACAGAGCAGAATTCTCGGATGATTGTTTTTTGTTAA
- the LOC104418560 gene encoding mitogen-activated protein kinase kinase kinase 18 encodes MDWVRGREIGHGGFATVHLAAPAKTCSSDHPPLMAVKSCDSALSSSLRHERQVLRELGECPGIVRCFGDSLTAERGGEELYNVLLEYAAGGTLADSMKSRGMPLSEPEIRRHTRSILEGLDFIHSKGFVHCDVKLQNILVFPCGGGDEVKIADFGLAKREGEQSAKGGKQGGFELRGTPMYMAPESVNDNEYEPPSDVWALGCAVVEMATGRPAWGSRAKSNAYALMIRIGAGDEIPEIPEGLSEQGKDFLMKCFAKNPKMRWTARMLLEHPFLALDCVQDNEVVRDCRVEFADPSPRCHFDFQDSVSTQCSRTTWESGSLSPSSEMDSDPSFATEHAALEISPDSSSVTDRIRELASQERPNWEHSEGWVTVR; translated from the coding sequence ATGGATTGGGTCCGAGGCAGAGAGATTGGCCACGGAGGCTTCGCCACCGTCCACCTCGCGGCACCAGCCAAAACCTGCTCCTCCGACCACCCTCCGTTGATGGCCGTCAAGTCCTGCGACTCGGCCCTGTCTTCCTCCCTCAGGCACGAGAGACAGGTCCTGCGCGAGCTCGGCGAGTGCCCGGGAATCGTCCGCTGCTTCGGCGACTCGCTCACCGCCGAGCGCGGCGGCGAGGAGCTCTACAACGTCCTACTGGAGTACGCCGCCGGCGGCACCCTCGCCGACAGCATGAAGTCCAGAGGGATGCCTCTCTCGGAGCCCGAGATCAGACGCCACACGAGGTCCATCCTGGAGGGCCTGGATTTCATCCACTCCAAAGGGTTCGTCCATTGCGACGTCAAGCTCCAGAACATCCTGGTATTCCCCTGCGGTGGCGGCGACGAAGTCAAGATCGCCGACTTCGGCCTCGCGAAAAGAGAGGGCGAGCAGTCGGCGAAGGGCGGGAAACAGGGCGGGTTCGAGTTGCGGGGGACGCCGATGTACATGGCGCCCGAGTCGGTGAACGACAACGAGTACGAGCCGCCCTCGGACGTATGGGCGCTCGGGTGCGCGGTGGTGGAGATGGCAACGGGGAGGCCGGCATGGGGGTCGCGGGCCAAGTCGAACGCGTACGCCCTTATGATCAGAATCGGGGCCGGAGACGAAATCCCGGAGATTCCCGAGGGATTGTCGGAGCAGGGGAAGGACTTCTTGATGAAGTGCTTCGCAAAGAACCCCAAGATGAGGTGGACCGCCCGTATGCTCTTGGAGCACCCCTTCCTTGCCCTCGATTGCGTCCAGGACAACGAGGTTGTAAGAGATTGCAGAGTCGAATTCGCAGATCCCTCTCCCAGGTGCCACTTCGATTTCCAAGACTCGGTTTCGACGCAATGTTCAAGAACGACTTGGGAATCCGGCTCGCTTTCTCCCTCCTCGGAGATGGATTCTGATCCGTCATTCGCTACAGAGCACGCTGCGCTGGAGATCTCGCCGGATTCTTCATCGGTGACTGATCGGATTCGCGAGTTGGCGAGCCAGGAGAGGCCTAATTGGGAACATTCCGAGGGTTGGGTGACCGTGAGATGA